The Candidatus Poribacteria bacterium genome contains the following window.
TTCAATCTCACGGACCTGTGCCAATGCTGGCTGGATGACACGGAAGTGAGGATAATACGCTCCCGCGAGTGTGGTCCTCCGATCTACAACCTTGTCACCGGGCGATAAGAGCACCTTTGTAACAACGTTATCATCGACCGTGCGGGAGACATTGATACGGATAGTGTTTGTCTTACAATTTAACCGCAATATCCCGCAATTGACGCACAGAGTGCACTGTTTTCCACTCAAACTTATCAATATCCCAATAGTCCACATGAAACCAGAAGAGATTAACGTTATGAATGATAATCTTCCGAACGGGTTTGACCTCCGGGAACCGTACCGTAAAGATCCGTTCATTTTTCGCCGCTACAGCCGCAACCGTGTCTAACCGCCCATCATTGAGCGCTGGATGGTTTGCCTTTGATCCATAGTTCGCCAGCGCGAAGTTCTCACTCCATGAATTCTCTAATAGAGAAGACCAAACGCAACCCGACAAACCAACACAGGCAAGTAACAACAAGAAAATCCCAAATTGTTTTAGAGCGTTCATCTTTCCACCTCGCAATCCTATGTCACATAACCGCATTCATGTGAAAAAGCAGGCAACCTCGTTAGTCAAGCACCTTTCTCCGCCTGAAAGAAATCCACCCGAATCCCGCAAGCGGAGAATCCTGCCTCGCCACAACGCGTCATGTTGCTCTGAATCCCAACCTTGACGGGAATTTTTGTAACAAAAAAACAGCGCTATCGAACATAAGGACGAATGTGGAAGGGTTCATGTTTAGGACGAAACCAAGTCCGTTGGAATTTTCTGATAAGAAACATCCCCACACCAAACCCCCCAACATGCGCCAGCCAAGCGATAGATGCACCTTGAAACGAAAAATAGACATTAACTAACTGAATAGCGATCCAAGGTAACAACAAAACAATCGCGGGCACAGAGATGATATAGATAAAGACAAGGCATCGGACACGCGCCCTAGGACAGGCGATAAAGTGCGCCCCCATTACACCAGCGATTGCACCGCTCGCACCAATCAGGGGCAAGTTAGAATCGTAGTAAATCATTACGTAACAGAGCGTCGCCAACACGCCGCACAACAGGTAGAACAGGAGAAATTTCAGGCTCCCAATCATACTTTCAAGGGTCGGACCAAAAGCCGAGAGATACAACATGTTACCAATAATGTGGATAAGTCCGCCCTGTAAGATGTGCACATCGTGTAAAAATAGAGAGGTGAGGAGTGTCCTATCAAAAAGGTTTGGAAGCGGTGGTAGAAACGAATAGCGCTGCATAATCTGGTTGGGAATTGCTCCAGATACTTCTGCCAACGACACCCCTTGATAGAACGCATAAAGCTGGTATACAAAAAC
Protein-coding sequences here:
- a CDS encoding rhomboid family intramembrane serine protease, yielding MFIPLPSRPSTQKSFNPRAVQFLIVTNLLVFVYQLYAFYQGVSLAEVSGAIPNQIMQRYSFLPPLPNLFDRTLLTSLFLHDVHILQGGLIHIIGNMLYLSAFGPTLESMIGSLKFLLFYLLCGVLATLCYVMIYYDSNLPLIGASGAIAGVMGAHFIACPRARVRCLVFIYIISVPAIVLLLPWIAIQLVNVYFSFQGASIAWLAHVGGFGVGMFLIRKFQRTWFRPKHEPFHIRPYVR